One Microbacterium esteraromaticum genomic window carries:
- a CDS encoding carbohydrate kinase family protein: MSSVFIAGPASWNTLVVLDRLPEPVPHMQFAEDSWETLGGTSAGKALSLTALGRDVLLYSAGATDDAGMRVRTMLADAGVPTLWVDGPVTERHLNLMTRAGGRVSLYLASPPPTDGASDAAVEARMRASDVLVLDLAAEPLRLLPLARGTGRPIWVDVHDYDGEAEFHRPFLAAADAVFCNADRLDDPVAFLRSRVAAGASLAVCTLGADGAVAVDASGAVHRVEAVPVDVVDTNGAGDAFLAGVLDAHLSGAALPVALEAGARSASAALGSRHLHPLLDD, encoded by the coding sequence ATGAGCTCGGTCTTCATCGCCGGCCCCGCGTCGTGGAACACGCTGGTCGTGCTCGATCGGCTTCCCGAGCCGGTGCCGCATATGCAGTTCGCCGAGGATTCCTGGGAGACCCTCGGCGGCACCAGTGCGGGCAAGGCGCTGAGCCTCACGGCGCTGGGGCGCGACGTGCTGCTGTACTCGGCGGGCGCGACGGATGACGCGGGCATGCGTGTGCGGACGATGCTGGCGGATGCCGGGGTGCCCACCCTGTGGGTCGATGGTCCTGTCACTGAGCGGCACCTGAATCTGATGACACGGGCGGGCGGGCGCGTGTCGCTGTACCTGGCATCGCCGCCGCCGACCGACGGCGCTTCCGATGCCGCGGTCGAGGCCAGGATGAGGGCATCCGACGTCCTCGTCCTCGACCTCGCCGCCGAGCCGCTGCGCCTGCTGCCGCTCGCACGGGGAACCGGACGCCCGATCTGGGTCGATGTGCACGACTACGACGGCGAGGCGGAGTTCCACCGTCCGTTCCTCGCCGCCGCCGACGCGGTGTTCTGCAACGCGGATCGGCTCGACGACCCGGTGGCCTTCCTGCGCTCGCGCGTGGCGGCCGGGGCGTCGCTCGCGGTGTGCACGCTCGGCGCCGACGGCGCCGTGGCGGTGGACGCCTCAGGAGCCGTGCACCGGGTCGAGGCCGTGCCCGTCGACGTCGTGGACACGAACGGCGCGGGCGACGCGTTCCTGGCCGGCGTGCTCGACGCGCACCTCTCGGGCGCGGCGCTGCCGGTGGCGCTCGAAGCCGGAGCCCGCTCGGCATCCGCCGCGCTG
- a CDS encoding adenosine deaminase, with the protein MKTDELRALPKISLHDHLDGGVRPATILELADASGIAAPAKDPKALGRWFAQQSDAGSLVEYLKTFELVTSVMQSERALTRIAREFVADLAADGVIYGEMRWAPEQHLAGGLSLDDAVRAVQRGIEEGEDEADAAGRSIRVGQILSAMRQNDGVREIAELAVRHREAGVVGFDIAGPEDGFPASQHRAAFDYLAGEFLPVTVHAGEAAGLASIRSALIDGRALRLGHGVRIAEDLQVIEREGDEVQVQFGDLARWVRDREIPLELSPSSNLQTGAVAQWGDELADHPFDLLYQLGFSVTVNVDNRTMSGTSLTRELSLLVDAFGYDLDDLEAFQFNAASAAFLPVEEREELVEMIAEGFER; encoded by the coding sequence ATGAAGACCGACGAACTGCGCGCTCTGCCGAAGATCTCGCTGCACGACCACCTCGACGGCGGCGTGCGTCCTGCGACCATCCTCGAGCTGGCCGACGCCTCGGGCATCGCCGCCCCGGCGAAGGACCCCAAGGCGCTCGGCCGCTGGTTCGCGCAGCAGAGCGACGCGGGCTCCCTCGTGGAGTACCTGAAGACCTTCGAGCTGGTCACCTCCGTCATGCAGTCCGAGCGGGCGCTCACGCGGATCGCGCGCGAGTTCGTCGCCGATCTCGCCGCCGACGGCGTGATCTACGGCGAGATGCGCTGGGCGCCGGAGCAGCATCTCGCCGGCGGCCTCAGCCTCGACGACGCGGTGCGCGCCGTGCAGCGAGGCATCGAGGAGGGCGAGGACGAGGCGGATGCCGCCGGTCGCAGCATCCGGGTCGGTCAGATCCTCTCGGCGATGCGTCAGAACGACGGGGTTCGGGAGATCGCCGAGCTGGCCGTCCGTCACCGCGAGGCAGGCGTGGTCGGCTTCGACATCGCCGGTCCCGAGGACGGCTTCCCCGCCTCTCAGCACCGGGCCGCCTTCGACTATCTCGCCGGCGAGTTCCTGCCTGTGACCGTGCACGCCGGCGAGGCGGCAGGCCTCGCCTCGATCCGCTCGGCGCTCATCGACGGACGCGCACTGCGTCTCGGTCACGGCGTGCGCATCGCCGAGGACCTGCAGGTGATCGAGCGCGAGGGCGACGAGGTGCAGGTGCAGTTCGGCGACCTGGCACGCTGGGTGCGCGACCGCGAGATCCCCCTCGAGCTGTCGCCGTCGTCGAACCTGCAGACCGGCGCGGTCGCGCAATGGGGCGACGAGCTCGCCGACCACCCGTTCGACCTGCTCTACCAGCTCGGCTTCTCGGTGACCGTGAACGTCGACAACCGCACCATGAGCGGCACCTCGCTGACCCGCGAGCTCTCCCTGCTGGTCGACGCCTTCGGCTATGACCTCGACGACCTCGAGGCGTTCCAGTTCAACGCCGCCTCGGCGGCGTTCCTGCCGGTCGAGGAGCGCGAGGAGCTCGTCGAGATGATCGCCGAGGGCTTCGAGCGCTGA
- a CDS encoding thymidine phosphorylase: MSGQAQGGVEAFDAIDVIRAKRDGGTVPEKALRWMVDAYTRGYVSDAQMASFAMAVFQQGMQRDEIRVLTDAMIASGERMSFAALGKKTVDKHSTGGVGDKITLPLAPLVAVFGVAVPQLSGRGLGHTGGTLDKLESIPGWRAALSNDEMFAQMQSDVGAVICAAGSGLAPADKKLYALRDVTGTVEAIPLIASSIMSKKIAEGTDALVLDVKFGNGAFMQDIDRARELARTMVELGTDSGVATTALLTDMNVPLGLAIGNANEVRESVEILAGGGPSDVRELTLALAREMLALAGQPDADVEAALDDGRAMDSWKAMIRAQDGDPDAPLPTARETHVVTADRDGVVTRMDALPFGIAAWRLGAGRARAEDPVIFAAGIDLAVKPGEKVVAGQPLFTLSADDEGRFARALEALDGAYEIDADASPRLSDAVSAQAAGSGVASRKPIVHERITA, encoded by the coding sequence ATGAGCGGCCAGGCACAGGGAGGCGTCGAGGCCTTCGACGCGATCGACGTCATTCGGGCCAAGCGAGACGGCGGTACGGTGCCCGAGAAGGCGCTGCGCTGGATGGTCGACGCGTACACGCGCGGCTACGTCTCGGACGCGCAGATGGCCTCGTTCGCGATGGCAGTGTTCCAGCAGGGCATGCAGCGCGACGAGATCCGCGTGCTGACCGACGCGATGATCGCGTCGGGGGAGCGGATGAGCTTCGCCGCCCTGGGCAAGAAGACGGTCGACAAGCACTCCACGGGCGGTGTGGGAGACAAGATCACACTGCCGCTGGCGCCGCTGGTGGCCGTGTTCGGCGTCGCCGTGCCGCAGCTCAGCGGCCGCGGCCTCGGTCACACCGGCGGCACGCTCGACAAGCTCGAGTCGATCCCCGGATGGCGGGCAGCGCTCAGCAACGACGAGATGTTCGCGCAGATGCAGAGCGACGTCGGCGCCGTGATCTGCGCCGCGGGTTCCGGCCTCGCCCCCGCCGACAAGAAGCTGTACGCGCTGCGCGATGTGACGGGCACCGTCGAGGCGATCCCGCTGATCGCCTCGAGCATCATGTCGAAGAAGATCGCCGAGGGAACCGATGCCCTCGTGCTGGACGTCAAGTTCGGCAACGGCGCCTTCATGCAGGACATCGACCGCGCCCGCGAGCTGGCGCGCACGATGGTCGAGCTCGGCACAGACTCCGGTGTGGCGACCACGGCGCTGCTGACCGACATGAACGTGCCGCTCGGGCTCGCGATCGGCAACGCGAACGAGGTTCGCGAGTCCGTCGAGATCCTCGCCGGCGGCGGTCCCTCCGATGTGCGCGAGCTGACCCTCGCCCTTGCGCGCGAGATGCTCGCCCTGGCAGGGCAGCCCGACGCCGACGTCGAGGCGGCCCTCGACGACGGCCGGGCGATGGACAGCTGGAAGGCGATGATCCGCGCGCAGGACGGCGATCCGGACGCCCCGCTGCCGACGGCACGGGAGACGCATGTCGTCACGGCCGACCGCGACGGCGTGGTGACCCGCATGGATGCGCTGCCGTTCGGCATCGCCGCCTGGCGTCTGGGGGCAGGACGCGCACGCGCGGAGGACCCGGTGATCTTCGCCGCCGGCATCGACCTCGCCGTCAAGCCGGGCGAGAAGGTCGTCGCGGGGCAGCCGCTGTTCACCCTGTCGGCCGACGACGAGGGCCGCTTCGCCCGCGCACTCGAGGCGCTGGACGGCGCCTACGAGATCGACGCCGACGCCTCACCCCGCCTCTCCGACGCTGTTTCGGCTCAGGCGGCGGGCTCAGGGGTCGCGTCGCGCAAGCCGATCGTGCACGAGCGCATCACCGCCTGA
- a CDS encoding cytidine deaminase, whose product MTDIDWDELRQVATEAMQKAYAPYSRYRVGAAALVDDGRIVAGCNVENASYGVGLCAECALVGDLHMSGGGRLVAFVCVNNDGQTIMPCGRCRQLLFEHSSTEMLLETVSGIRTIDEVLPDAFGPRDLEEAR is encoded by the coding sequence GTGACCGACATCGATTGGGACGAGCTCAGACAGGTCGCCACCGAGGCGATGCAGAAGGCCTACGCGCCCTATTCGCGGTACCGGGTCGGCGCCGCCGCCCTCGTCGACGACGGGCGCATCGTCGCGGGATGCAACGTCGAGAACGCCTCGTACGGCGTCGGTCTCTGCGCCGAGTGCGCCCTCGTCGGCGACCTGCACATGTCGGGCGGCGGCCGTCTGGTCGCGTTCGTGTGCGTCAACAACGACGGGCAGACGATCATGCCGTGCGGTCGCTGCCGTCAGCTGCTGTTCGAGCACTCCAGCACCGAGATGCTGCTGGAGACCGTCTCGGGCATCCGCACCATCGACGAGGTGCTGCCCGACGCATTCGGGCCTCGCGATCTGGAGGAGGCCCGATGA
- a CDS encoding ABC transporter permease: MSLTTHVNDAPQSDIDQPRVVAVVSWKAPVIFGLFTVLFALLPLLVPRPGMTTFRLAEQNAAIAVPDVLLPATATAWVAVLLLALCTGYAAMTVLAHRRLPLWLIVVYVAVLLIGFLAWAGAGATLPMIGLLAGALALATPLIFGALGGVIGERAGVVNIAIEAQMLAGAFTAAIAGSLAGTPWAGLVAAMLAGVLVALVLGVFTITYYVDQVIVGVVLNVLVIGITTFLFRQVLAPNTETMNSPDTFSVVPIPVLSEIPLIGPILFQQSFIVYLMYAVVALVWFGLYRTRWGLRLRAVGEHPQAADTVGIKVAATRYRAVLLGGAVAGLGGAFYTLVSVPRFNQEMTAGAGFIALAAVIFGKWDPIRATLAALLFGFATNLQGVLSVIGSPVPSQFMLMLPYVVTIFAVAGLVGRSRPPAADGEPYIKS; this comes from the coding sequence ATGAGCCTCACCACGCACGTGAACGATGCGCCGCAGAGCGACATCGACCAGCCGCGCGTCGTCGCCGTCGTCTCGTGGAAGGCGCCGGTCATCTTCGGCCTCTTCACCGTGCTCTTCGCGCTGCTTCCGCTGCTCGTGCCGCGCCCAGGCATGACCACCTTCCGGCTCGCCGAGCAGAACGCGGCGATCGCCGTTCCGGACGTGCTGCTGCCTGCGACGGCCACCGCGTGGGTCGCCGTGCTGCTGCTGGCGCTGTGCACCGGCTACGCGGCGATGACGGTGCTCGCGCACCGTCGCCTGCCGCTCTGGCTGATCGTCGTGTACGTCGCCGTGCTGCTCATCGGCTTCCTCGCGTGGGCCGGCGCCGGCGCGACGCTGCCGATGATCGGTCTGCTCGCGGGTGCGCTCGCGCTCGCCACCCCGCTGATCTTCGGCGCCCTCGGCGGCGTCATCGGCGAGCGGGCGGGCGTGGTGAACATCGCGATCGAGGCGCAGATGCTCGCGGGGGCCTTCACCGCAGCGATCGCCGGATCGCTCGCGGGCACACCGTGGGCGGGTCTCGTCGCCGCCATGCTCGCGGGCGTGCTCGTCGCGCTCGTGCTCGGCGTCTTCACCATCACCTACTACGTCGACCAGGTGATCGTCGGCGTGGTGCTGAACGTGCTGGTGATCGGCATCACGACCTTCCTGTTCCGTCAGGTGCTGGCCCCCAACACCGAGACCATGAACAGCCCGGACACCTTCTCGGTGGTGCCGATCCCCGTGCTCAGCGAGATCCCGCTGATCGGCCCGATCCTGTTCCAGCAGTCGTTCATCGTGTACCTCATGTACGCGGTCGTCGCGCTGGTCTGGTTCGGCCTGTACCGCACCCGCTGGGGCCTGCGGCTGCGCGCAGTCGGCGAGCACCCGCAGGCGGCGGACACGGTGGGCATCAAGGTCGCGGCGACCCGCTATCGCGCGGTGCTCCTCGGCGGCGCCGTCGCGGGCCTGGGCGGTGCGTTCTACACGCTCGTCTCCGTCCCGCGGTTCAACCAGGAGATGACGGCCGGTGCGGGCTTCATCGCCCTCGCCGCGGTGATCTTCGGAAAGTGGGACCCGATCCGCGCGACCCTCGCCGCGCTGCTGTTCGGCTTCGCCACCAACCTGCAGGGCGTGCTCAGCGTCATCGGCTCTCCGGTGCCCAGCCAGTTCATGCTCATGCTGCCGTACGTCGTGACGATCTTCGCCGTCGCCGGTCTGGTCGGACGCTCCCGGCCGCCTGCGGCCGACGGCGAGCCGTACATCAAGTCATAG
- a CDS encoding ABC transporter permease: MRCTERPEGDEVSATQTPAPQPSAPLAEPETKIAPSRWQTTLQAIVTGNGIISLLAVLLAVLVGSIMIAATNEEVQTASGYFFAQPADTFAAIWEAVTGAYAALFRGAIYNFNADTFEKGIRPLTETLKFATPLIAAGLGVGLAFRAGLFNIGGQGQMLMAAAAAGYVATAMDLPMGLHLVAAIVAGLVAAAIWAGIAGLLKARTGAHEVITTIMLNHIAFYLLAWMLATQGLLQAPGSSNPKTAPMAETAVLPQLLGPTYKLHAGFLLALVAVAFTWWLLERSSLGFRFRAVGENPSAAKVAGIDVGRMYFVVMLIAGALVGIAGVSQVLGTEVRGFSGGIDAGIGFDAITVALLGRSSPIGILFAGLLFGAFKTGGFTMQSSQGIPVEIILVVQSLIVLFIAAPPLVRAIFGLPQPGRPSRKAKRVAKARRSETEGKSETEGKKVSA, encoded by the coding sequence ATGCGATGCACTGAGCGACCGGAGGGAGACGAAGTGAGCGCGACCCAGACGCCGGCCCCCCAGCCGTCGGCACCCCTCGCCGAGCCCGAGACCAAGATCGCACCGTCGCGCTGGCAGACGACGCTGCAGGCGATCGTCACGGGCAACGGCATCATCTCGCTGCTGGCCGTGCTGCTCGCGGTGCTCGTCGGCTCGATCATGATCGCCGCCACCAACGAGGAGGTGCAGACGGCCTCCGGCTACTTCTTCGCCCAGCCCGCCGACACCTTCGCGGCGATCTGGGAGGCCGTGACCGGCGCGTATGCCGCGCTGTTCCGCGGTGCGATCTACAACTTCAACGCCGACACGTTCGAGAAGGGCATCCGCCCCCTCACCGAGACGCTGAAGTTCGCGACCCCGCTGATCGCGGCCGGCCTCGGAGTGGGCCTCGCGTTCCGCGCGGGACTGTTCAACATCGGCGGTCAGGGTCAGATGCTGATGGCCGCGGCCGCCGCGGGCTACGTCGCCACCGCGATGGACCTGCCGATGGGCCTGCACCTCGTCGCCGCGATCGTCGCCGGACTCGTCGCCGCGGCGATCTGGGCGGGGATCGCGGGCCTGCTCAAGGCCCGCACCGGTGCGCACGAGGTGATCACGACGATCATGCTCAACCACATCGCCTTCTACCTGCTGGCATGGATGCTCGCAACGCAGGGTCTGCTGCAGGCGCCTGGCTCGAGCAACCCGAAGACGGCGCCGATGGCAGAGACGGCCGTGCTGCCGCAGCTGCTCGGCCCGACATACAAGCTGCACGCCGGCTTCCTGCTCGCGCTGGTCGCCGTCGCGTTCACCTGGTGGCTGCTGGAGCGCTCGTCGCTCGGGTTCCGCTTCCGCGCGGTGGGTGAGAACCCCTCGGCGGCGAAGGTCGCCGGCATCGACGTCGGACGCATGTACTTCGTCGTGATGCTCATCGCCGGGGCGCTGGTCGGCATCGCCGGCGTCAGCCAGGTGCTCGGCACCGAGGTGCGCGGCTTCAGCGGCGGCATCGACGCGGGCATCGGCTTCGACGCCATCACGGTCGCTCTGCTCGGGCGCTCCTCGCCGATCGGGATCCTGTTCGCCGGTCTGCTGTTCGGCGCGTTCAAGACCGGCGGCTTCACCATGCAGTCCTCGCAGGGCATCCCGGTCGAGATCATCCTCGTCGTGCAGTCGCTGATCGTGCTCTTCATCGCCGCGCCGCCACTGGTGCGCGCGATCTTCGGCCTGCCTCAGCCCGGCCGTCCCAGCCGCAAGGCCAAGCGGGTCGCGAAGGCCCGCCGCAGCGAGACCGAGGGAAAGAGCGAGACCGAGGGAAAGAAGGTGTCGGCATGA
- a CDS encoding ABC transporter ATP-binding protein, which translates to MKLELRGITKRFGALTANDHIDLTVEAGEIHCLLGENGAGKSTLMNVLYGLYQADEGDILLDDVVQHFAGPGDAMAAGIGMVHQHFMLIPVFTVAENVMLGHEQTTFGGRLDLNAARARVREISDRFGFDVDPDAVVEELPVGVQQRVEIIKALSREARVLVFDEPTAVLTPQETDELMATMRQLKDQGTSIVFITHKLREVREVADRITVIRLGKVVGEASPTASNEELASLMVGRAVELTVHKGEPAVRGNGLTVTDLTVTDPAGTVVVDGASFEVHGGEVLAIAGVQGNGQTELTEAIIGLQDNVRGSIRLDGQELVGRTVRQILDAGVGFVPEDRSVDGLVKEFSIAENLMLDRSHGAPFVKAGTVQRSDLNDFAQDRISEFDIRTQGPHQAAGRLSGGNQQKVVLARELSRDLALFVAAQPTRGVDVGSIEFIHKRVIETRDAGVPVIVISTELDEVAALADRILVMYRGRIMGIVPGDTSREKLGLMMAGMSETAAATSASPITSTNGESACDALSDRRETK; encoded by the coding sequence ATGAAGCTTGAACTGCGCGGCATCACGAAGAGGTTCGGCGCGCTGACAGCCAACGACCACATCGATCTCACCGTCGAGGCGGGTGAGATCCACTGCCTCCTGGGTGAGAACGGCGCCGGCAAGTCGACGCTGATGAACGTGCTCTACGGCCTGTACCAGGCCGACGAGGGCGACATCCTGCTGGACGACGTCGTCCAGCACTTCGCCGGCCCCGGCGATGCGATGGCGGCAGGCATCGGCATGGTGCACCAGCACTTCATGCTCATCCCCGTCTTCACCGTCGCCGAGAACGTCATGCTCGGCCACGAGCAGACCACTTTCGGTGGCAGGCTCGACCTGAACGCCGCTCGCGCGAGGGTGCGCGAGATCTCAGATCGATTCGGCTTCGACGTCGACCCCGACGCGGTCGTCGAGGAGCTGCCGGTCGGCGTGCAGCAGCGCGTCGAGATCATCAAGGCGCTCTCGCGCGAGGCGCGCGTGCTCGTGTTCGACGAGCCGACCGCCGTGCTCACCCCGCAGGAGACCGACGAGCTCATGGCGACCATGCGCCAGCTCAAGGATCAGGGCACCTCCATCGTCTTCATCACCCACAAGCTCCGTGAGGTGCGCGAGGTCGCCGACCGCATCACCGTCATCCGTCTCGGCAAGGTGGTCGGCGAGGCGTCGCCGACCGCGTCGAACGAGGAGCTCGCATCGCTCATGGTCGGCCGCGCGGTCGAGCTGACCGTGCACAAGGGCGAGCCGGCGGTGCGCGGCAACGGACTGACGGTCACCGATCTGACCGTCACCGACCCGGCCGGGACCGTCGTCGTGGACGGAGCCTCGTTCGAGGTGCACGGCGGCGAGGTGCTCGCGATCGCCGGTGTGCAGGGCAACGGGCAGACCGAGCTGACCGAGGCGATCATCGGCCTGCAGGACAACGTGCGCGGCAGCATCCGACTCGACGGCCAGGAGCTGGTCGGGCGGACGGTGCGCCAGATCCTGGATGCCGGCGTCGGCTTCGTGCCGGAGGACCGCAGCGTCGACGGGCTGGTCAAGGAGTTCTCGATCGCCGAGAACCTCATGCTCGACCGCTCCCACGGCGCTCCGTTCGTGAAGGCGGGAACCGTGCAGCGCTCGGATCTGAACGACTTCGCGCAGGACAGGATCTCCGAGTTCGACATCCGCACCCAGGGCCCGCATCAGGCCGCCGGACGACTCTCCGGCGGAAACCAGCAGAAGGTCGTGCTCGCGCGCGAGCTGAGCCGAGACCTCGCGCTCTTCGTCGCGGCGCAGCCCACTCGAGGCGTCGACGTCGGATCCATCGAGTTCATCCACAAGCGAGTCATCGAGACGCGCGACGCAGGCGTCCCCGTGATCGTCATCTCCACGGAGCTCGACGAGGTCGCAGCCCTCGCCGACCGCATCCTCGTCATGTACCGAGGGCGCATCATGGGTATCGTGCCGGGCGACACGTCGCGCGAGAAGCTCGGTCTGATGATGGCGGGCATGTCCGAGACGGCCGCTGCGACATCGGCGAGCCCGATCACCTCCACGAACGGAGAGAGCGCATGCGATGCACTGAGCGACCGGAGGGAGACGAAGTGA
- a CDS encoding BMP family lipoprotein gives MSISITKKLLGVTVAAGVVLSLAACGQAPAEKPAGDGDKPAASDFLPCIVSDMGGFDDKSFNQLSFEGSEKAAEELGVELKAVQSNAETEYGPNVTNLVDEGCNAIVAVGFALSAATVEAATANPDVDFILVDDAADNDFNGEKDAENVKPLLYNTAEAAFLAGYLSAGYSKTGKVGTFGGMEFPTVTIFMDGFKQGVDHYNEVKGTDVQVVGWDGKTGSFTGGFEANPDAKQVAVNILNQGVDVILPVGGPIYQSAQQAIKESGKDIALIGADADLFVTDPSTADVVLTSVLKAMDLSTYEAVLSSGEDEFDAEAYVGTLENKGVGIAELHNFADKVDAALQDEVTQLQQDIIDGKVEVTSYLSK, from the coding sequence GTGTCCATCTCCATCACCAAGAAGCTGCTCGGCGTCACGGTCGCCGCCGGCGTCGTCCTGAGTCTCGCCGCCTGTGGCCAGGCTCCTGCTGAGAAGCCGGCGGGCGACGGCGACAAGCCCGCCGCGTCCGACTTCCTGCCCTGCATCGTCTCGGACATGGGCGGCTTCGACGACAAGTCCTTCAACCAGCTCTCGTTCGAGGGCTCGGAGAAGGCGGCGGAGGAGCTCGGTGTCGAGCTCAAGGCTGTGCAGTCGAACGCAGAGACCGAGTACGGCCCCAACGTCACGAACCTCGTCGACGAGGGATGCAACGCGATCGTCGCCGTCGGCTTCGCGCTGTCGGCCGCGACCGTCGAGGCCGCGACCGCGAACCCCGACGTCGACTTCATCCTCGTCGACGACGCGGCTGACAACGACTTCAACGGCGAGAAGGACGCGGAGAACGTCAAGCCGCTGCTGTACAACACGGCTGAGGCCGCGTTCCTCGCGGGCTACCTCTCGGCCGGCTACTCGAAGACCGGCAAGGTCGGCACCTTCGGCGGCATGGAGTTCCCGACCGTGACGATCTTCATGGACGGCTTCAAGCAGGGCGTCGACCACTACAACGAGGTCAAGGGCACGGACGTCCAGGTCGTCGGCTGGGACGGCAAGACCGGCTCGTTCACCGGCGGCTTCGAGGCCAACCCCGACGCCAAGCAGGTCGCGGTCAACATCCTCAACCAGGGCGTCGACGTCATCCTCCCCGTCGGCGGACCGATCTACCAGTCGGCACAGCAGGCGATCAAGGAGTCCGGCAAGGACATCGCGCTGATCGGCGCTGACGCCGACCTGTTCGTCACCGACCCGTCGACCGCAGACGTGGTGCTCACCTCGGTGCTCAAGGCCATGGACCTCTCGACCTACGAGGCAGTGCTCTCGAGCGGCGAGGACGAGTTCGACGCAGAGGCGTACGTCGGCACGCTCGAGAACAAGGGCGTCGGCATCGCCGAGCTGCACAACTTCGCCGACAAGGTGGACGCGGCGCTGCAGGACGAGGTCACGCAGCTCCAGCAGGACATCATCGACGGCAAGGTCGAGGTCACCTCGTACCTGAGCAAGTAA
- a CDS encoding mannose-1-phosphate guanylyltransferase, whose translation MARIDDFYAVIPAGGIGSRLWPLSRADAPKFLHDLTGSGHSLLRDTWDRLVPLAGEDRIAVVTGRAHRAAVEAQLPGIPDANVFLESEPRESAAAIGLAAAILHRRDPDVIIGSFSADHVIRGTRVFEFAVRDAVEVAREGYICTIGITPTEPAIGFGYIEKGAELVVDGAREAALVERFVEKPDLETAKAYVADRAHLWNAGMFIAKASVLLDELRENEPELHAGLMELAEAWDDRDRRGPAVDRLWPRLKKIAIDYAVAEPAAERGRLAVVPGHFDWDDVGDFASLTKLITNGRKNDLAVLGPRARVLSDAASGILVSQTSRVISLVGVQDIVVVDTDDALLVTTVEHAQRVKGVVESLKLTGRGDVL comes from the coding sequence ATGGCGCGAATCGACGACTTCTACGCGGTGATCCCGGCCGGCGGGATCGGCAGCAGGCTGTGGCCGCTCTCCCGGGCCGATGCCCCGAAGTTCCTGCACGACCTCACCGGCTCGGGGCACTCGCTGCTTCGCGACACATGGGACCGCCTCGTGCCGCTCGCGGGGGAGGACCGCATCGCCGTCGTCACGGGCCGCGCGCATCGTGCGGCCGTCGAGGCGCAGTTGCCAGGCATCCCGGATGCGAATGTCTTCCTCGAGTCCGAGCCGCGGGAGTCGGCGGCGGCCATCGGCCTCGCCGCCGCGATCCTGCATCGGCGCGACCCCGACGTGATCATCGGCTCCTTCAGCGCCGACCATGTGATCCGGGGCACGCGGGTGTTCGAGTTCGCTGTGCGCGACGCGGTCGAGGTCGCGCGGGAAGGCTACATCTGCACCATCGGCATCACCCCGACCGAGCCCGCGATCGGCTTCGGCTACATCGAGAAGGGCGCCGAGCTCGTCGTCGACGGCGCCAGGGAGGCCGCTCTCGTCGAGCGCTTCGTGGAGAAGCCCGATCTCGAGACCGCCAAGGCGTACGTGGCCGACCGCGCGCACCTGTGGAACGCGGGCATGTTCATCGCGAAGGCGAGCGTGCTGCTCGACGAACTGCGCGAGAACGAGCCCGAACTGCACGCCGGCCTCATGGAGCTCGCCGAGGCGTGGGACGACCGCGACCGCCGAGGGCCTGCCGTCGATCGCCTCTGGCCCAGGCTGAAGAAGATCGCGATCGACTACGCGGTCGCGGAGCCGGCGGCAGAGCGCGGCAGGCTCGCGGTCGTGCCCGGGCACTTCGACTGGGACGACGTCGGCGACTTCGCCTCGCTCACCAAGCTCATCACCAACGGGCGCAAGAACGACCTCGCCGTGCTCGGTCCGCGTGCGCGGGTGCTCTCGGATGCGGCGAGCGGCATCCTGGTGTCGCAGACCTCGCGCGTGATCAGCCTGGTCGGAGTGCAGGACATCGTCGTCGTCGACACCGACGACGCGCTGCTGGTGACCACTGTCGAGCACGCTCAGCGAGTCAAGGGCGTCGTCGAGTCGCTCAAGCTGACCGGTCGCGGCGACGTGCTCTGA
- the sdhC gene encoding succinate dehydrogenase, cytochrome b556 subunit: MSTSTRLTPSISETTSRSPRGTLYRGREGMWSWVLHRITGVAIFFFLLVHVLDTSLIRVSPEAYDAVIGTYKNPIMAFGEVVLVAGIAFHAFNGLRIIVVDLWSKGAKYQRQLFWIVLGLWAVVMLGFVPRHLSLAFAGFGGGH; encoded by the coding sequence GTGTCCACGAGCACACGCTTGACACCGTCGATTTCGGAGACCACGTCGAGGTCTCCGCGCGGCACACTGTATCGAGGCCGCGAAGGCATGTGGTCGTGGGTGCTGCACCGCATCACCGGCGTCGCGATCTTCTTCTTCCTCCTCGTGCACGTCCTCGACACCTCGCTCATCCGCGTCTCGCCCGAGGCGTACGACGCGGTGATCGGCACGTACAAGAACCCGATCATGGCGTTCGGCGAGGTGGTGCTGGTCGCCGGCATCGCGTTCCACGCCTTCAACGGCCTGCGGATCATCGTCGTCGACCTGTGGTCGAAGGGTGCGAAGTACCAGCGCCAGCTGTTCTGGATCGTGCTGGGTCTCTGGGCCGTGGTGATGCTCGGCTTCGTTCCCCGCCACCTGTCGCTCGCGTTCGCCGGATTCGGAGGGGGTCACTGA